A single genomic interval of Gemmatimonas sp. UBA7669 harbors:
- the hemH gene encoding ferrochelatase has product MMNLGGPATLDDVEPFLVRLFLDKEIIQLPFQDVLGKFIATRRAPKVRKLYEAIGGGSPILRWTTAQGEAMCRRLDEMSPGTAPHRFYVAFRYTQPFADDALRAMQADGVERAVAFTQYPQWSCSTTGSSLNDLWRAAKRTGLEDAFTWSIIDRWGEHPGFVSAMASTVEDGLEAYPEAERDDVLVMFSAHSLPLSVIDRGDAYPAEIAASVSRVVETIGLRNPWMVTYQSEVGPVRWLGPSTETVIEQLAARGQRNLLVVPIAFTSDHIETLSELDIEYATLAREHGMTGFHRAPALNARPEFLDALADIVHAHLTSGAPYSTQYRTRCPGCVNAACRGVPSKVVSADSVSCAAEAAEDAEREMINSMTSSAA; this is encoded by the coding sequence ATGATGAACCTCGGTGGACCGGCGACGCTCGACGATGTCGAACCGTTCCTCGTACGCCTCTTCCTGGACAAGGAGATCATCCAGCTCCCGTTTCAGGACGTCCTCGGCAAGTTCATCGCCACGCGTCGTGCTCCCAAGGTGCGCAAGCTGTACGAGGCCATTGGTGGTGGTTCGCCCATTCTGCGCTGGACGACCGCGCAGGGTGAGGCCATGTGCCGACGTCTCGACGAGATGTCGCCCGGGACGGCGCCGCATCGCTTCTACGTGGCATTTCGCTACACGCAGCCGTTTGCCGATGATGCGCTGCGCGCCATGCAGGCCGACGGCGTGGAGCGCGCCGTGGCCTTCACGCAGTATCCACAGTGGTCCTGCTCCACGACGGGTTCGAGTCTCAACGACCTGTGGCGTGCGGCCAAGCGGACGGGCCTCGAGGATGCCTTCACGTGGAGCATCATCGATCGCTGGGGTGAGCATCCGGGCTTCGTGTCGGCCATGGCGAGCACGGTGGAAGACGGCCTGGAGGCGTATCCCGAAGCGGAGCGTGACGATGTGCTGGTGATGTTCTCGGCGCACTCGCTGCCGCTGTCGGTGATCGATCGGGGCGATGCGTATCCAGCGGAAATCGCGGCGTCGGTCAGTCGGGTGGTGGAGACCATCGGGCTCAGGAATCCGTGGATGGTGACGTATCAGTCGGAGGTGGGCCCGGTGCGTTGGCTCGGTCCCAGCACGGAGACGGTCATCGAGCAGCTGGCGGCGCGTGGGCAGAGGAATCTGCTCGTGGTGCCCATTGCATTCACCAGCGATCACATCGAGACGCTGTCGGAGCTCGACATCGAGTACGCCACGCTCGCGCGTGAGCACGGGATGACGGGCTTTCATCGTGCGCCGGCGCTCAATGCGCGGCCCGAGTTTCTCGATGCGCTGGCCGACATCGTGCACGCGCATCTCACGTCGGGCGCGCCGTACAGCACGCAGTACCGCACGCGCTGCCCGGGTTGCGTGAACGCGGCCTGCCGCGGTGTGCCGTCCAAGGTCGTCTCGGCTGACAGCGTCTCCTGCGCAGCGGAAGCCGCCGAAGACGCTGAACGCGAGATGATCAACTCGATGACCTCGTCGGCCGCGTAA